A DNA window from Allokutzneria albata contains the following coding sequences:
- a CDS encoding universal stress protein: MAVRVVVGVDGTEPGWRALAFAVEEARVRHAPLEIRHCWQAPREATAPSGTIMPIVSIGARPTTAAQRIAATAWERAVATLPTHHVQAELVEGPPGAALAEQVTPADILVVGARSTHRLTARWLGSTASRVLNQAPSAVIVVPPHTTTPEEQPFAGHVVLGVAPSAAAAAVLRFGFATARAHDWPLAAVHATTTNDIDSYIDERTLEVQLSPLPPEYGYLQRVLEHWHHANPSTPVRRAVFHGPPTTALARAAAGARLLVLGRTHRSALRRGIEPLAERLITRATCPVAVTPFA, encoded by the coding sequence ATGGCTGTCCGAGTCGTCGTCGGAGTCGACGGCACCGAACCCGGCTGGCGAGCACTGGCGTTCGCTGTCGAGGAGGCACGGGTCCGGCACGCACCGCTGGAGATCCGCCACTGCTGGCAGGCCCCCCGGGAAGCCACCGCGCCCTCCGGGACGATCATGCCCATCGTCTCGATCGGCGCCCGGCCCACCACCGCCGCCCAGCGGATCGCGGCCACCGCATGGGAGCGCGCCGTCGCGACCCTGCCCACACACCACGTCCAGGCAGAACTGGTCGAAGGACCCCCAGGAGCAGCACTCGCCGAACAAGTCACGCCCGCCGACATCCTCGTGGTGGGAGCACGCAGCACCCACCGGCTCACCGCCAGATGGCTGGGCTCCACCGCGAGCCGCGTCCTCAACCAAGCCCCCAGCGCGGTCATCGTCGTCCCCCCGCACACCACCACACCGGAGGAACAGCCCTTCGCCGGGCACGTGGTGCTCGGTGTCGCACCGTCTGCCGCCGCCGCTGCCGTGCTGCGGTTCGGCTTCGCCACCGCGCGCGCCCACGACTGGCCACTGGCCGCCGTGCACGCCACCACCACCAACGACATCGACTCCTACATCGACGAACGCACCCTGGAAGTCCAGCTCAGCCCCCTACCACCGGAATACGGCTACCTGCAACGAGTACTGGAACACTGGCACCACGCCAACCCCAGCACCCCCGTCCGCCGCGCGGTCTTCCACGGCCCACCCACCACCGCCCTCGCCCGCGCCGCAGCCGGTGCCCGGCTGCTGGTGCTCGGGCGCACCCACCGCAGCGCCCTGCGCCGCGGCATCGAACCCCTGGCAGAACGCCTCATCACCCGCGCAACCTGCCCCGTCGCCGTCACCCCCTTCGCCTAA
- a CDS encoding pyridoxamine 5'-phosphate oxidase family protein: MKLEILGAGECFRLLGTAELGRIAYTDEALPAVVPVNFVLHNRCIVFRTGEGGKLTAAVRNAVVAFEADDFDARARTGWSVTAVGYARVVRGSVERAELAGLGLRPWAPGKQGDFVVIVPEILQGRRIPDPGRPAVNGHSGNPLRQEQFGDRSPWRRGDG; the protein is encoded by the coding sequence GTGAAACTGGAGATCCTGGGGGCGGGGGAGTGCTTTCGACTGCTCGGTACGGCCGAACTCGGCCGGATCGCCTACACCGACGAGGCCCTGCCCGCGGTGGTGCCAGTGAACTTCGTGCTGCACAACAGGTGCATCGTGTTCCGGACCGGGGAAGGCGGGAAGCTGACGGCGGCGGTGCGCAACGCCGTTGTCGCCTTCGAGGCCGATGACTTCGACGCGCGCGCCCGGACGGGCTGGAGCGTGACCGCGGTCGGCTACGCCAGGGTGGTGCGGGGCTCGGTGGAACGAGCTGAGCTGGCGGGACTGGGGCTGCGACCGTGGGCCCCGGGCAAGCAGGGCGACTTCGTCGTGATCGTGCCCGAGATCCTGCAGGGCCGCCGAATCCCGGACCCGGGCCGCCCGGCCGTGAACGGGCACTCAGGGAATCCGCTGAGGCAGGAGCAGTTCGGTGACCGGTCGCCTTGGCGTCGCGGGGACGGGTGA
- a CDS encoding isocitrate lyase/PEP mutase family protein, with product MVDAVELATTLRELHHADEPLLLPNVWDAASAKAAERAGFPALATTSMSVALTLGYADHEAAPADEMFAAVGRIARAVSVPVTADIEAGYGLAPEEVVDRLLSAGAVGCNLEDTDHGGVGLVEPAKQADRLAAVRAAADAAGVPIVINARADSFVPSHEVEDRLGDALNRGRAYLDAGADAVYPIFAAAESDISALVTGLEAPVNIAYIPAGLPLPATPGLAGLANLGVRRVSFGGGLHAATEQALHRVLTAIRQGENPY from the coding sequence CTGGTGGATGCCGTCGAACTGGCCACGACCCTGCGCGAGCTGCACCACGCGGACGAGCCGTTGCTGCTGCCGAACGTCTGGGACGCGGCGAGCGCGAAAGCCGCCGAGCGGGCGGGGTTCCCGGCTCTGGCGACGACGAGCATGTCGGTGGCGCTGACGCTGGGCTACGCCGACCACGAGGCGGCACCCGCCGACGAGATGTTCGCGGCGGTGGGCAGGATCGCCCGCGCGGTGTCGGTGCCGGTGACGGCGGACATCGAAGCGGGCTACGGGCTGGCGCCCGAGGAGGTGGTGGACCGGCTGCTCTCCGCGGGCGCGGTCGGGTGCAACCTGGAGGACACCGACCACGGCGGCGTGGGACTGGTCGAGCCGGCGAAGCAGGCGGATCGGCTGGCAGCGGTGCGAGCGGCCGCGGACGCGGCGGGGGTGCCGATCGTGATCAACGCGAGGGCGGACTCCTTCGTGCCGAGCCACGAGGTCGAGGACCGGCTCGGTGACGCGCTGAACCGCGGCCGCGCCTACCTCGACGCCGGGGCGGACGCGGTGTACCCGATCTTCGCCGCGGCCGAGTCGGACATCAGCGCATTGGTCACGGGGCTGGAGGCGCCGGTGAACATCGCCTACATCCCGGCGGGTCTGCCGCTGCCCGCCACTCCGGGCCTCGCCGGCCTGGCGAACCTCGGCGTGCGCCGGGTGAGCTTCGGCGGTGGCCTGCACGCTGCCACGGAGCAGGCGCTGCACCGCGTGCTCACCGCCATCCGGCAGGGCGAAAACCCCTACTAG
- a CDS encoding nitroreductase family protein codes for MGSWTRDEARTLIDAVGLAPSVHNIQPWSLQLSDHHALLFERRDSALPGRDRLLACGAALANLELAVRFLGRRTETSLLGDPLLPDWIAAVTAGDPEPPSRVERARFAAIPRRRSYRLPFAPNSVSDEEIQLIAEAASSVVGVKRISVPRRPGSRAAGDGIDRETVLVLYTEDDSRREHLLAGVALQRAWLEATALGLAASVVTQPLHVAEVRDGVTAWLDVPGHPHALLRLGMPISLIPGAPRKSAHAFVLEGRS; via the coding sequence ATGGGTTCGTGGACTCGCGACGAGGCCAGGACGCTGATCGACGCCGTGGGGCTCGCCCCGTCGGTGCACAACATCCAGCCGTGGTCGTTGCAGCTGAGCGATCACCACGCGCTGCTGTTCGAGCGCCGCGACAGCGCGCTGCCGGGCCGCGATCGGCTGCTCGCCTGCGGCGCCGCGCTGGCGAACCTGGAGTTGGCGGTGCGCTTCCTCGGCAGGCGAACGGAGACGTCCCTGCTGGGCGACCCGCTGTTGCCGGACTGGATCGCCGCGGTGACGGCGGGCGATCCAGAACCGCCGAGCAGAGTCGAGCGCGCGCGGTTCGCCGCGATCCCGCGCCGCCGGTCCTACCGCCTGCCGTTCGCTCCGAACAGCGTGAGCGACGAGGAGATCCAGCTGATCGCCGAGGCGGCGAGCAGCGTTGTCGGCGTCAAGCGCATCTCCGTGCCACGCCGACCGGGCAGCCGAGCGGCCGGGGACGGCATCGATCGCGAAACCGTCCTGGTGCTCTACACCGAGGACGACAGCAGGCGGGAACACCTGCTCGCCGGGGTCGCGCTGCAACGCGCCTGGCTGGAGGCGACCGCCCTGGGCCTGGCCGCCTCCGTGGTCACGCAACCCCTTCACGTGGCCGAGGTGCGCGACGGGGTGACTGCCTGGCTCGACGTGCCCGGCCATCCGCACGCGCTGCTGCGCCTGGGAATGCCGATCAGCCTCATTCCCGGAGCACCCCGCAAGTCCGCCCACGCGTTCGTCCTGGAGGGACGGTCATGA
- a CDS encoding phosphoketolase family protein: MTVEESVGTLADSELDRLNTYWRAANYLSVGQIYLMDNPLLTEPLRAEHVKPRLLGHWGTTPGLNFVLAHLNRVIIERDQPMLYVLGPGHGGPAALATAWLDRTYSEVYPQVSRDAEGMRELFRQFSFPGGVPSHVAPETPGSVHEGGELGYALAHAYGAAFDNPDLVVACVIGDGEAETGPLAASWHSNKFVDPARDGAVLPILHLNGYKIANPAVLARIGDDELRSMLVGFGHRPYFVSGDDPDTMHNDMAAVMDRALEDIAEIKATCPDRPRWPMIVLRSPKGWTGPKVVDGKPVEGTWRSHQVPLGDVRDHPERIAELERWLRSYRPEELFDAAGVPVPVVDSLVPVGERRLSATPYANGGLLRTDLRLPDFRDFAVHVPSPGATAAEATRVLGAWLREVMRANPGDFRLFGPDETASNRLDQVFEVTDRAWSAQRLPDDDHLDRAGRVMEVLSEHLCQGWLEGYLLTGRHGLFSCYEAFIHIVDAMLNQHAKWLKVTRTIPWRRPISSLNYLLTSHVWRQDHNGFSHQDPGFLDHVVNKKAEVVRVYLPPDANTLLSVADHCLRSKDYVNVVVAGKQPAPTWLSMPEAIAHCTRGIGLFDFACNDEGREPDVVLACAGDTPTLETLAAAKILRAELPELAVRVVNVVDLMRLQPPSEHPHGMPDSEFDALFTVDRPVVFAFHGYPWLIHRLAYRRNGHANLHVRGYKEEGTTTTPFDMVMLNDLDRYHLVMDVIDRVPGLAVRAAHLRQRMVNERLRCRAYTREHGVDPAHITEWTWN; this comes from the coding sequence ATGACGGTCGAGGAGAGCGTGGGAACGCTCGCGGACAGCGAGCTGGACCGGCTCAACACCTACTGGCGCGCGGCCAACTACCTCTCGGTCGGCCAGATCTACCTGATGGACAACCCCCTGCTGACCGAGCCGCTGCGGGCCGAGCACGTGAAGCCGCGGCTGCTCGGGCACTGGGGCACCACCCCGGGGCTGAACTTCGTGCTGGCCCACCTCAACCGCGTGATCATCGAGCGGGACCAGCCGATGCTCTACGTGCTCGGCCCCGGTCACGGTGGCCCGGCGGCGCTGGCCACCGCGTGGCTGGACCGGACCTACTCCGAGGTCTACCCGCAGGTCTCCCGCGACGCCGAGGGCATGCGCGAGCTGTTCCGCCAGTTCTCCTTCCCGGGCGGGGTGCCCAGCCACGTCGCTCCGGAGACGCCCGGCTCCGTCCACGAGGGCGGCGAGCTGGGGTACGCGCTGGCGCACGCCTACGGGGCGGCCTTCGACAACCCGGACCTGGTCGTGGCGTGCGTGATCGGCGACGGCGAGGCGGAGACCGGTCCGCTCGCGGCCAGCTGGCACTCGAACAAGTTCGTCGACCCCGCCCGCGACGGTGCCGTGCTGCCGATCCTGCACCTCAACGGCTACAAGATCGCGAACCCGGCCGTGCTCGCCCGCATCGGCGACGACGAGCTGCGCTCGATGCTGGTCGGGTTCGGCCACAGGCCGTACTTCGTCTCCGGCGACGACCCCGACACCATGCACAACGACATGGCGGCGGTGATGGACCGGGCGCTGGAGGACATCGCCGAGATCAAGGCGACCTGCCCGGACCGCCCGCGGTGGCCGATGATCGTGCTGCGCAGCCCCAAGGGCTGGACCGGCCCGAAGGTCGTCGACGGCAAGCCCGTCGAGGGCACGTGGCGCTCCCACCAGGTCCCGCTCGGCGACGTGCGTGACCACCCGGAGCGCATCGCGGAGCTGGAGCGCTGGCTGCGGTCCTACAGGCCGGAGGAGCTCTTCGACGCGGCTGGTGTCCCGGTGCCGGTGGTCGATTCGCTCGTGCCGGTAGGAGAACGCAGGCTGTCGGCGACCCCGTACGCCAACGGTGGGCTGTTGCGCACCGACCTGAGGCTGCCGGACTTCCGCGACTTCGCCGTGCACGTGCCCTCGCCCGGGGCGACCGCGGCCGAGGCCACCCGCGTGCTCGGCGCCTGGCTGCGCGAGGTCATGCGCGCCAACCCGGGCGACTTCCGGCTCTTCGGTCCGGACGAGACCGCGTCGAACCGGCTGGACCAGGTCTTCGAGGTCACCGACCGGGCGTGGTCGGCGCAGCGCCTGCCCGACGACGACCACCTGGACCGGGCGGGCCGGGTCATGGAGGTGCTGTCGGAGCACCTGTGCCAGGGCTGGCTGGAGGGCTACCTGCTCACCGGGCGGCACGGGCTGTTCAGCTGCTACGAGGCGTTCATCCACATCGTCGACGCGATGCTCAACCAGCACGCGAAGTGGCTCAAGGTCACCAGGACCATCCCGTGGCGGCGGCCGATCTCCTCGCTGAACTACCTGCTGACCTCGCACGTGTGGCGGCAGGACCACAACGGTTTCAGCCACCAGGACCCCGGTTTCCTCGACCACGTGGTCAACAAGAAAGCCGAGGTGGTCCGCGTCTACCTGCCGCCGGACGCCAACACCCTGCTGTCCGTTGCCGACCACTGCCTGCGCTCCAAGGACTACGTGAACGTCGTCGTCGCGGGCAAGCAACCCGCGCCCACCTGGCTGTCCATGCCGGAGGCGATCGCGCACTGCACCCGTGGCATCGGTCTGTTCGACTTCGCCTGCAACGACGAGGGGCGCGAACCCGACGTGGTGCTGGCCTGCGCCGGTGACACGCCGACCCTGGAAACCCTCGCGGCGGCGAAGATCCTGCGCGCCGAGCTGCCCGAGCTCGCGGTGCGCGTGGTCAACGTGGTCGACCTGATGCGGCTCCAGCCCCCGTCGGAGCACCCGCACGGCATGCCCGACAGCGAGTTCGACGCGCTGTTCACAGTGGACAGGCCCGTGGTCTTCGCCTTCCACGGCTACCCGTGGCTGATCCACCGCCTCGCCTACCGCCGCAACGGTCACGCCAACCTGCACGTGCGCGGTTACAAGGAGGAAGGCACCACCACGACGCCGTTCGACATGGTGATGCTCAACGACCTGGACCGCTACCACCTGGTGATGGACGTGATCGACCGCGTCCCCGGTCTGGCCGTGCGCGCCGCGCACCTGCGCCAGCGCATGGTGAACGAGCGGCTGCGCTGCCGCGCGTACACCCGCGAGCACGGCGTGGACCCCGCGCACATCACCGAGTGGACCTGGAACTGA
- a CDS encoding response regulator transcription factor, whose amino-acid sequence MTTKVFLVDDHEIVRRGIADLLETEPGFEVVGEAASVAEALARVPACAPDVAVLDVRLPDGDGIQLCRELRSRLPELNCLMLTSFGDDEALFNAIMAGASGYVLKQVLGTDLVTAISTVASGQSLLDARATTALLNRIRREQETVDPLRELSDQERTVLELIGEGLTNREIAARMFLAEKTIKNYVSHLLAKLGMSRRTQVAVLATELRNKQQGR is encoded by the coding sequence ATGACCACGAAGGTGTTTCTCGTCGACGACCACGAGATCGTCCGGCGCGGCATCGCCGACCTGCTGGAAACCGAACCCGGCTTCGAGGTCGTCGGCGAGGCCGCGTCGGTGGCCGAAGCGCTGGCCAGGGTCCCGGCCTGCGCGCCGGACGTGGCCGTGCTCGACGTCCGGCTGCCCGACGGTGACGGCATCCAGCTCTGCCGGGAGCTGCGCTCGCGGCTGCCCGAACTGAACTGCCTGATGCTGACCTCTTTCGGCGACGACGAAGCCCTGTTCAACGCGATCATGGCCGGAGCTTCCGGCTACGTCCTCAAACAGGTCCTCGGCACCGACCTGGTCACCGCCATCTCCACGGTCGCCTCCGGCCAGTCGCTGCTGGACGCCCGCGCCACCACCGCGCTGCTCAACCGCATCCGCCGCGAGCAGGAGACCGTCGACCCGTTGCGCGAGCTCTCCGACCAGGAGCGCACCGTCCTGGAACTCATCGGAGAGGGCCTGACCAACCGGGAGATCGCCGCGCGCATGTTCCTGGCCGAGAAGACGATCAAGAACTACGTCTCGCACCTGCTGGCCAAGCTCGGCATGTCCCGCCGCACCCAGGTCGCCGTGCTCGCCACCGAACTGCGCAACAAGCAGCAGGGACGCTGA
- a CDS encoding sensor histidine kinase codes for MSRAGDPPPPTAGLAGLRLDELLSEVQDRLVEIVKTRDRLQGLLDAVLAVGTGLELDSTLQRIVQAAVDLVDARYGALGVLGKREGLSEFVYVGISAEQRAKMGHLPEGRGLLGLLIEHPKVIRLPELGKHPASVGFPPNHPPMNSFLGAPVRVRDEIFGNLYMTEKQGAAEFTAEDEVVLQALAAAAGVAIENARLFEQSRMRQRWLEASSEIRAELLSGASTDDALRLVAQRAAELSQADGVLMLLADGAQLTVRTCAGERSAVLLGSSLATTAAPIEEVYRSGGTSLVPDLAAVLEADLGGHAELLGPALAVPLRTAAGVSGVLLALRDKGSVQFEPEQVPVLASFADQAALALEAAETQRAQRLLDVLADRDRIARDMHDHVIQRLYSSGMSLQGTLRLVSQPEARARIQKVVHQLDETVRDIRTSIFDLHTAGEEKADSLRRRLLDTAAEAAEGSGLTPSVRMAGAVDTLVPPEIAEHAEAVVREGVSNAVRHARASAITVTAEATEDFVIEVVDDGVGVPDGVARSGLANLEQRARTCGGTATIAVQPGGGTRLTWRVPL; via the coding sequence ATGTCCCGCGCAGGCGACCCACCGCCACCGACCGCCGGTCTCGCCGGTCTGCGGTTGGACGAGTTGCTGAGCGAGGTCCAGGACCGGCTGGTCGAGATCGTCAAGACGCGCGACCGGTTACAGGGTCTGCTGGACGCGGTGCTGGCGGTCGGCACCGGGCTGGAGCTGGACTCCACGTTGCAGCGGATCGTGCAGGCGGCGGTGGACCTCGTGGACGCGCGGTACGGCGCGTTGGGTGTGCTCGGCAAGCGCGAGGGTTTGTCGGAGTTCGTCTACGTGGGCATCAGTGCCGAGCAGCGGGCGAAGATGGGCCATCTGCCGGAGGGCCGTGGTCTGCTGGGGTTGTTGATCGAACATCCGAAGGTGATCCGTTTGCCGGAGTTGGGCAAGCACCCGGCTTCGGTGGGGTTCCCGCCGAACCATCCTCCGATGAACAGCTTTCTGGGCGCTCCGGTGCGGGTGCGGGATGAGATCTTCGGCAATCTCTACATGACCGAGAAGCAGGGCGCCGCGGAGTTCACCGCGGAGGACGAGGTGGTGCTCCAGGCGTTGGCCGCGGCGGCGGGTGTGGCGATCGAGAACGCCCGTTTGTTCGAGCAGAGCCGGATGCGGCAGCGTTGGTTGGAGGCGTCTTCGGAGATCCGGGCGGAGTTGCTGTCCGGGGCCTCCACCGACGACGCGTTGCGGTTGGTGGCGCAGCGCGCGGCCGAGCTGTCCCAGGCCGACGGCGTGCTGATGCTGCTGGCCGACGGCGCCCAGTTGACGGTGCGCACCTGTGCGGGCGAGCGCAGCGCGGTGCTGCTGGGATCCAGCCTCGCGACAACCGCGGCTCCGATCGAGGAGGTCTACCGCTCCGGCGGGACCAGCCTGGTGCCCGACCTCGCGGCCGTGCTCGAGGCCGACCTCGGTGGGCACGCGGAGCTGCTGGGCCCGGCACTGGCGGTGCCGCTGCGAACGGCGGCAGGGGTCAGCGGGGTGCTGCTCGCGCTTCGCGACAAGGGGAGCGTGCAGTTCGAACCGGAGCAGGTGCCGGTGCTGGCGTCCTTCGCCGACCAGGCGGCGCTGGCGTTGGAGGCGGCGGAGACGCAGCGGGCGCAGCGGTTGCTGGATGTGCTGGCCGACCGGGACCGGATCGCGCGGGACATGCACGACCACGTGATCCAGCGGCTGTACTCCTCCGGGATGAGCCTTCAGGGCACACTGCGGCTGGTCAGCCAGCCGGAGGCGCGGGCGCGCATCCAGAAGGTGGTGCACCAGCTGGACGAGACCGTGCGCGATATCCGCACGTCGATCTTCGACCTGCACACCGCGGGTGAGGAGAAAGCGGACAGCCTGCGCAGGCGGCTGCTCGACACGGCGGCGGAAGCGGCGGAGGGCTCGGGACTGACGCCGTCGGTGCGGATGGCGGGGGCGGTGGACACGCTGGTGCCGCCGGAGATCGCCGAGCACGCCGAGGCGGTGGTCCGCGAGGGCGTCAGCAACGCTGTGCGGCACGCCAGGGCCTCGGCGATCACGGTGACCGCAGAGGCCACCGAGGACTTCGTGATCGAGGTCGTCGACGACGGGGTCGGGGTGCCGGACGGCGTGGCGCGCAGCGGCCTGGCCAACCTCGAACAGCGCGCCCGGACGTGCGGCGGGACGGCGACCATCGCGGTGCAGCCCGGCGGTGGCACGCGGCTGACGTGGCGGGTTCCGCTGTAG
- a CDS encoding universal stress protein, producing MSSNEIVVGVDESEAGRAALVWAMEEAVLRGATVTAVNVWSHEPLSDFAFTTTDAVREASEKLLDDAVAAAREKVTTAVGVQHVSVSGSPTTRLLEAAENAALLVVGSHRGGLVREVMLGSCSAACVRHATVPVVVIPPPNRVHRRHVETEQPIVPTY from the coding sequence ATGAGCAGCAACGAGATCGTCGTCGGAGTCGACGAGAGCGAAGCGGGCCGTGCGGCGCTGGTCTGGGCGATGGAGGAAGCCGTGCTGCGAGGCGCCACGGTGACCGCGGTCAACGTGTGGAGCCACGAACCGTTGTCGGACTTCGCCTTCACCACGACCGACGCCGTGCGCGAGGCGTCCGAGAAGCTGCTCGACGACGCCGTCGCCGCGGCACGCGAGAAGGTGACCACCGCAGTCGGCGTGCAGCACGTCAGCGTGTCCGGGTCGCCGACAACGCGGTTGCTCGAAGCCGCCGAGAACGCGGCTCTGCTGGTGGTCGGCTCGCACCGAGGCGGTCTGGTGCGCGAGGTCATGCTCGGTTCGTGCAGTGCGGCCTGCGTCCGCCACGCCACGGTGCCGGTCGTGGTCATCCCGCCGCCCAACCGCGTCCACCGTCGGCACGTCGAGACCGAGCAACCGATCGTTCCAACCTACTAA
- a CDS encoding universal stress protein encodes MPATAVVRVPEPRTGTRRPCARVVVGIDGSYWSDMALTWAARHASRTDADLRIVSRQDPNPLPGLLAASTGSRLLVLGCRGDQHRAFGLGALVLPVAGSARCDTLVVRGRWHAIAGHQGLVTAIINGGNQDTAVLRAANRIAKVYGSALRVHTRSDGNALDAVFRATDSDILVVARGDAARCGTVTRFALHHAPCPVLVVRQR; translated from the coding sequence ATGCCCGCCACCGCCGTTGTCCGCGTCCCCGAGCCCCGCACCGGTACCCGGCGCCCCTGTGCCCGGGTCGTGGTGGGAATCGACGGCTCCTACTGGAGCGACATGGCGCTGACCTGGGCAGCCCGGCACGCGTCGAGGACCGACGCCGACCTGCGCATCGTGAGCCGGCAGGACCCCAATCCCCTCCCCGGTCTGCTCGCGGCGAGCACCGGCTCCCGGTTGCTCGTCCTGGGCTGCCGCGGTGATCAGCACCGCGCGTTCGGCCTCGGCGCCCTGGTCCTGCCCGTCGCGGGCTCCGCGCGCTGCGACACCCTCGTGGTACGGGGCCGCTGGCACGCCATCGCCGGGCATCAGGGCCTGGTCACCGCCATCATCAACGGCGGCAACCAGGACACCGCTGTGCTCCGCGCCGCGAACAGGATCGCCAAGGTGTACGGCTCAGCGCTGCGGGTGCACACGCGTTCCGACGGCAACGCCCTCGACGCGGTGTTCCGTGCGACGGACTCCGACATCCTGGTCGTGGCGCGGGGCGACGCCGCCCGCTGCGGCACGGTGACGCGGTTCGCGCTGCACCACGCGCCCTGTCCGGTGCTCGTCGTTCGCCAGCGCTAG
- a CDS encoding AMIN-like domain-containing (lipo)protein, which translates to MRCGKLVYVGVILSAALGCTQQVPTAPAPAAPSASTAAPAPAGAAVLSAVRVGSHRGYDRVVFEFHGRPPSHHHAYVDQVTRDGSAAPIPLQGTAFLLLTMNGATMDNSFQVTDPARVLRYDGPRRLTPRLPVVQEVAEAGDFEADLSFGIGLSRRAAVGISVFSDPTRVIVDLAH; encoded by the coding sequence ATGCGCTGCGGAAAGCTCGTGTACGTCGGCGTGATCTTGTCGGCCGCGCTCGGTTGCACCCAGCAGGTGCCGACCGCTCCGGCCCCGGCTGCTCCGAGCGCATCGACCGCGGCCCCCGCACCGGCAGGCGCGGCGGTGCTGTCCGCGGTCCGGGTCGGCTCCCACCGCGGTTACGACCGGGTGGTGTTCGAGTTCCACGGCAGGCCGCCCAGCCATCACCACGCCTACGTCGACCAGGTCACCCGCGACGGTTCAGCTGCTCCGATCCCCTTGCAGGGCACGGCTTTCCTCTTGCTCACCATGAACGGGGCGACGATGGACAACTCGTTCCAAGTGACCGATCCGGCCCGGGTGCTGCGCTACGACGGGCCCCGGCGGCTCACTCCGCGGCTGCCCGTCGTCCAGGAGGTCGCCGAGGCCGGGGACTTCGAGGCCGACCTCAGCTTCGGGATCGGGCTGTCGCGACGCGCCGCCGTGGGTATCTCCGTTTTCTCCGATCCCACCCGAGTCATCGTCGACCTGGCGCACTGA
- a CDS encoding Acg family FMN-binding oxidoreductase: MDEVRSALGLTAAEIGEALRLASLAPSVHNSQPWRFAVLRDRVELHADPGRRLPATDPGDRELRLACGAALFNLRIALEEAGVRPLTTLVPTGAGSGPLAVVRHGGRSRPSPQRARLLRAIPARRTNRRPFADVAVPSGHAAELVRATEAERAWLHVLSTKEDRATLRRLVVQAHRAQLDDPAFLTEFAAWTGSVDGRQDGVPLRSAGPRPEPQDEWVLRDFTSGKGAERTTGKDFESEPLVVVLCSFHEGDLAEMQAGQALQRLLLTATVLGLSASFLSQPIEVPRVRSELRHALGTTLTPQAVLRLGFGSPVPATPRRPVTELLLPQRIP, translated from the coding sequence ATGGACGAGGTCAGGTCGGCGTTGGGGCTGACTGCGGCGGAGATCGGCGAGGCGCTGCGGCTGGCGTCGCTCGCCCCTTCGGTGCACAACAGCCAGCCTTGGCGCTTCGCGGTGCTGCGCGACCGCGTCGAACTGCACGCCGACCCCGGGCGCAGGCTGCCCGCCACCGACCCTGGCGACCGGGAACTGCGCCTGGCCTGCGGCGCCGCCCTGTTCAACCTCCGCATCGCCTTGGAAGAAGCGGGCGTCCGTCCTTTGACGACACTGGTCCCCACGGGGGCGGGCAGCGGACCGCTGGCCGTGGTCCGCCACGGTGGCCGGTCGCGGCCCTCGCCGCAGCGAGCCCGGCTGCTGCGCGCGATCCCGGCCCGCCGCACCAACCGGCGCCCGTTCGCCGATGTGGCGGTCCCTTCAGGGCACGCGGCGGAACTCGTGCGCGCCACCGAGGCCGAACGCGCTTGGCTGCACGTGCTGTCCACGAAGGAGGACCGCGCCACGCTCCGCAGGCTGGTCGTCCAGGCCCACCGCGCACAACTGGACGATCCGGCTTTCCTCACCGAGTTCGCCGCCTGGACCGGGAGCGTCGACGGCAGGCAGGACGGCGTGCCACTCCGCTCGGCCGGACCGCGGCCCGAACCCCAGGACGAGTGGGTGCTGCGGGACTTCACCTCGGGCAAGGGTGCCGAGCGGACGACGGGCAAGGACTTCGAGTCCGAGCCGCTGGTGGTGGTGCTGTGCTCCTTCCACGAAGGCGATCTCGCCGAGATGCAGGCAGGCCAGGCGCTTCAGCGGCTGTTGCTGACCGCGACCGTCCTCGGGCTGTCCGCGTCGTTCCTGTCCCAGCCGATCGAGGTGCCCCGAGTCCGGTCCGAACTGCGCCACGCCCTGGGCACCACGCTCACGCCGCAAGCCGTGCTGCGCCTCGGTTTCGGCTCACCCGTCCCCGCGACGCCAAGGCGACCGGTCACCGAACTGCTCCTGCCTCAGCGGATTCCCTGA